Genomic segment of Candidatus Aminicenantes bacterium:
TCATGCACGACGACCAGCACGGGACGGCCTGTGTGGTCACCGCCGCCCTCCTCAACGCCGAGAAGGTCGCCGCCCGGAGGCCTTTGGCCGACAGCCGCATCGGGGTCATCGGCCTGGGCGCCGCCGGAATGGCCATCTCCAAGATGCTGATGTTTCTGACCGGCCGCCCGGTGGCCGGCGCCGATCTTGCGGCGGACGCCCTCGACCGCCTGGCCAAGGCCGGCGGCCGGCCGGCCGGGCTGGCCGAGATCATGGCCTCCTCGGACGTCATTGTGGCCGTGACCGGAGCCGCCGGGTTGATCAAGCCGGACATGGTCCGGCCTGGTCAGATCATCCTGGCCCTTTCCAACCCCGCGCCCGAGATCGAGCCCGACGCGGCCCGCCAGGCGGGTGCCGCCTTCGCCGCCGACGGCAAGTCGGTCAACAACGTCCTCGGTTTTCCCGGCATCTTTCGCGGCGCCGTGGACGCCAACGTCCGGCAGATCACGCAGGACATGCTGCTCGCGGCGGCCCGAGCCATCGCCGACACGGCTCGCCCCGGCGAGATCGTCCCCAGCCCGCTCGAGCGCACCCTGCACCCGAAAGTGGCCCGGGCCGTGGCCCGGGTGGCGCTGGAGAAGGGCCTCAACCGGGATGATCTGACCGGCTATTTCGACGACTGACCGCCTAAGCTTTCTCGAGCTCCTTCCTAGGGGGTTGCCATGAAGAGACGCGAAGCCCTGAAGACGCTCCCCTTGGCCGCGGCGGGGTGGACGCTGTCCGCCCGGGTCGCGGGCGCCGGTCCCGCCAGGGCGGCCGCTCCGCCGTTGCGGGCCGAGGTCAAGGCCTTCCACGGACGTCCCGTCCTTCATCTCAACGGCAAGCCCGTCTTCCCGGCCATCAGCTGGGTTTCGGGTCCGCGGCCCGACGGCTGGGACTTCGCCCGCCAGGCCCGCATGAACAGGGAAACGGGCATCCATGTCTACGCCTTCGACGTCGGTAAAGGCGTCGAATGGATCGGCCCGGGAACCTCGCCCCAAAACCCCTATGACTTCTCGACCCTCGCGGCCCGCTTCGGCCGGGTCCTGGACGCCGATCCCGAGGCCCTCTTCCACCTGCGGATCTACCTGGAGACGGGCCACGACGATTGGTGGGAGCGGGCCAACCCGGGCGAATGCGAGATCCTATCCGACGGCCGCCGCAACGGCCAGTCTTTCGCCTCGACGGTCTGGCGGCAACAGGTCCGGGATTTCCTGACCGCCTATGCGGCGGCTTTGAAGAAGGCGGGGCTGGCCGAGCGCGTCCTCGCCTACCAGGTCGGCGCGGGACATACGGGCGAGTGGGTCAAGGGCGAAAGCTCGATGCACGCGCCCTGCGGCGACTACAGCGAACCGATGCGGCGGCATTTCCGGGCTTGGCTGCGCCGGACCTATGCGGAGGACGCCGCCGCCTTCCGCCTGGCTTGGAACGATCCGCGGGCTTCGTTCGAGACGGCCGAAGTTCCCGGAGCTGAAGCCCAGCTAGCGGCCGGAGGCTATATCTTCCGCGATCCCCGGACCGAGCGGGCCGTGATCGACTATTTCCAATGCCTGGCCGAGCTGTGCGCGGACGCCGTCATCGACTTCTGCCGGGCGGCGAAAACGGCGTCGGGCGGGACCAAGCTGGCCGGCGCCTTCTATGGCTACGTCATGGACCTCGCCTGGAACGGCGGCTTCTTCCGCGAACGGCCGGACAGCGATTACTCGACTTACCAGCGCAGCGGCCACCTCGGCCTGCACCGCGTGCTCGAAGACCCGGCGGTCGACTTCCTGGTCAGCCCCTACAGCTACGGCTACCGGGGCATCGGCGGCGACGGCCCGAGCATGCTGCCGGCCGAGTCGGCCCGTCTCCACGACAAGCTCGTCCTGATCGAGGACGACACCCGGACGCACGTCGACGCCGAGGATCCCCACTACGGCCGGGCCGCGACCCTGGCCGAGAGCACGGCCATCCTCCGCCGCAACCTGGCCCAGGACCTAACCCACGGGCAGGGGGCCTGGTGGGCGGCCTGGAAGATCGATCCGATCAAGGAGCCCGCTTTTCTGGAGATGCTGCGCGGCTTTCGGGGCCTGGGAGAGTTCGCCTTGGAGCTCGACCTCGCGCCCTCGGCCGACGTTGCCGTCCTCCTCGACGACGAGAGCTTCTTCTATGAGACCTGCCGCTACAACCTCGACATCCCGCTCATCTTTCAACAGCGGCTCTGGGGCCTGCCCAAGATGGGCACGCCGTTCGACACCTATCTCCTGAACGACTTCATCGGGGGACGGACGAAGCCCTACAAGCTGCTGGTGTTCCTCAACCCCTTCCGGCTCGACGCCGGGCGGCGCCGGGCTCTGGCGGCCAGGCTCGCGGGGAGCGGCTCGACGGCGCTCTGGATCTACGCCCCCGGATACATCCGGGACGATTGTTCGACGGACCACATGCGGGAGCTGACCGGGATCCGTTTCGGCCTCGGCGAACAGCCCTGGGGCCCGCTCGTCCATATCACCGACGGGGCCCATCCCATCACGGCCGGCCTCCCCCAGGACCTGGTCTGGGGCACCAACGCCAAGCTGGCGCCGCTATTCCATGTCGACGACCCCGAGGCGCGCGTCCTCGGCCAGGTCGTCTATTCGCAGGGCGACTGCAAGCCGGGCTTCGCCGTGAAACCGCAGGCGGGCTGGACGTCCGTCTACTCGGCGGCGCCGAATCTCCCCGCCCCCGTCCTGCGCGGCATCGCCCGCTTCGCCGGGGCCCATATCTACGGCGAGGACGGCGACGTCCTCTACGCGACGCCGCAGCTACTCGGCCTCCACACGATCACGGGCGGGCGCCGGACGATCCGCTTGCGCGGTCCGGTCGAGATCGTCTACGACCTCTTCGCCCGCCGCGTCGTCGCTCAAAATGCGGCCGGATTCGAGATCGAGACGGCGCCTGCGTCCACGGCGCTCTTCTACATGGGGTCCGCCGGACTCCTGGAAAAGCTCCCGCGGGCGTGATAGAGTCGGTCCTTCCCGGCCATGAAAAAGAAGATTCTGCTCTCCGCCTCGGTCTTCCACGCTCTGACCGATGCCGCCACCGTCATCACGCCGACGATCTTCCCGATCCTCTACAGCCAGGGCTTCCTGATCACCCGCTATTCCCAAATCGGATTCCTTTCCAACCTCGGCCTGCTCGTCACCCTCATCCTCCAGTTCCTGGCCGTCCGACTTTCGTTCCGCCATGAATACCGGCGGCTGCTCCTGATCAGCGGCCTGGGCATCTGCGCGGCCACGGCGCTGGTTCCGTTCGCCCGCACTTTCCTCGGGCTCACGGCCGCTTTCCTGCTTTTGCGGGCCGCCACCAGCTTCTACCATCCGGTCGTCATCGCCTGGGTCTCCAAGTCGAGGGAAGGGGCGGGCCGGGAGCTGGACGATGCCATGGGCATCCAGAGCGGCTCGGGCAACGTCGGCGTCATGCTGGCCTACCTTTCAGTGGGATTCCTGGCCCAGCGCTTCGGCTGGCAGGTCTCGCTGTTCGTCTGGGCGGCCCTGGGGCTCGGCCTGGTCGCCCTCGGGACGCTGACCCTGCGGGGCGTCTCTTCGCGCAACGAAGAAAAGCCGTCTCTCGGCGCCCGGTCCTGGGCCCGCTCGCTCCGATCCATCCGCCGGTTCATCCCCGGATTCTTCTTCGGCGGGATGGGCTGGTCGGTGACGGTCTATTACGCGCCGTCCCTGCTCAACCACAAGTTCGGCATCCCCATGGGGCGGACGGGACTCATCCTGGCCCTCTGGATCGGCCTGGGGACGATCACCGGCTACGGCTACGGTGTCTGGAGCCGCCGCTTC
This window contains:
- a CDS encoding MFS transporter → MKKKILLSASVFHALTDAATVITPTIFPILYSQGFLITRYSQIGFLSNLGLLVTLILQFLAVRLSFRHEYRRLLLISGLGICAATALVPFARTFLGLTAAFLLLRAATSFYHPVVIAWVSKSREGAGRELDDAMGIQSGSGNVGVMLAYLSVGFLAQRFGWQVSLFVWAALGLGLVALGTLTLRGVSSRNEEKPSLGARSWARSLRSIRRFIPGFFFGGMGWSVTVYYAPSLLNHKFGIPMGRTGLILALWIGLGTITGYGYGVWSRRFGRKNVFLVSLGGAAACLFLIGLSPHRTPAVLGLIGFGGFLLMTYPSLHTFVGSTVPAAGQTQAFSWVSNIQLISGALVSLVSGFLSDALGIHFPFLLTGVLTIGILLFYLPRGAEFFGAQ